Within Antarctobacter heliothermus, the genomic segment GCGTTGTGCCGTAGATGGCGTTGTAGGTCTGCCAGTCCGACAGCAGCAGCGGCACGTTGGACTTGCCGTACAGCACCGCGCCCGCCGATTCCATCCGACCGACCGCCACCGCGGTTTCCGTCGCCACATTGTGGGAGAGATCGGACCGGCCCCAGGTCGCCACCGTCCCCTTCACGCTGAAGGACTCCTTCACCGTCATCGGCAACCCGTGCAACGGGCCCAGCGGCTTGCCGCTGACCCGTGCGGCGTCGGCGGCGTCTGCCCGGTTGCGCGCGCCCTCGCGGTCCTGAAGGACCACGGCGTTCAGATGCGGATTGAGCCGGTCCACCTGCCGGAAGGTGTCCTCCAGCAGCTCGCGGCTGGACAGCGTTCCGGCGCGGAGCGCCTCGGCAAGGTCCACGGCCGCCGAGAAGACAGAGAGCTGGTCTGCCGGAATGGTGACGGACGGCTCGACATTCTTGTTCATGCAGTTTCCTTGGTCGTATTGTCTTCCCGTACCTTCGCACAGGTCGCGAGGCGTTCGGGAGAAGTGGGCATCAGGCGCTGCGCGCCATCAAACCTCCGTCCACCAGCAACTCGGTGCCGGTAATGTAACGCGCCTCGTCCGACGCAAGAAACAGCGCGGCATGCGCCACGTCCCAGGCGTCGCCCCGGCGGCCCAGCGGCACTCTCTGCCGCGCCTGTTCGCGTAAGGTCTCCAGGTCAGCGCGGCCGGCCAGTTGCGATACGCGATGTTCAAGCAGCGGAGCGTCGATCATGCCAGGTATGATGGTGTTGCACCGGATGCCCTCGGGGCCGTACTGCACCGCGATCTGGCGAGAGAACTGAACCAATCCGGCCTTACTGGCCGAATATCCGACATGGTTGTGTCCAAGGTGCTTCAGCCCACCGATCGAGCCCACATTGTTGATCACCCCGCCTCCATGCTCCCGCATGACAGGCAGCACCAACTTGCAGGTCAAGAAGACGCTGGTCAGGTTCAGATGCAGTTGACGGCGGAAATCCTCGAGCGACATGTCCTCGGGACCTCCGGGCAATGACGCGCCGACGTTATTGTGCAGGATGTCGATCCCACCATATTCGCTTACCGCCCGGTCGACCAGCGCCGAAACGCTGTCGGCATCCGTGACATCGGCTTCGCAGACCACGCAGTTTCCGCCTTCGCCGCGGATGATCTCGACGGTCTCCTCAGTGGCCGCAAGGTCGCGATCCGCTACTATTACCTTTGCACCCTCACGGGCAAACAGCACGGCCGTCGTGCGCCCATTTCCCCAGCCGGGCCCGACCGCTCCGGCTCCGGTTACCAGCGCGACGCACTGCTCAAGCCTCTTCGCCATTGTCATCCCTTCCGCCGGCCGATCCCGCGACCCGCCGTCACGCGGTGGTCGACACTGTCGTAAGTGCATCGTCACCCAGTGCCTGCAGGGGCGCGGTGTCCGGGTTGTTCATGAACCAGGGCCGCTTGTTGTCTGATGGCCGGTTTGAAACCGCGTTGAAGTTGAAATAGCTGATCGAACGGGGCCACGGCGTCAGGTTGGCGGCCGAGCCGTGCATCAACGTCGGATGGATGAAGGCCACAGACCCGGCCGGCGCAGACAGGTCCAGGATGCTCGCCTTCTTCGCCAGGCTCTCGATCACACCTAGCGGCACGCGCTGTGCCTTGTAGCCGGGCACATCCTCTTCACGCGACAGGATCTCGTCCAGATCGTCGGAATGGCTTCCTGGAATGACAAGCAGCGGACCGTTCGACGGCGTACAGTCGTGCAGGAACACGGCGACCATGATCGCGTGCGGGCTCGGCATGCCGTCACCCCGGTGCCAGGCCGTGAAGTCCTGATGCCAAGCCCAGCCGTCGCTGGTGAACGGCATCTTCAGGTTGACCCGAGACTGATAGATATAGGCCGATTCGCCTAGCAGCGCTTCTACCGTCTTGATGATCCGCGGCAGACGCGAAAGCGCATCGAAGGACGGCGACAACGCGTGCGGCGCATAGACGATGGATGGCGGCACCTCGGGGCTTTCGCGCTTCACCTGGGGACCGTCCATCGCGTTGATTTCGGTCAGGGCGTCCTGCAGCACGCCGATCTCATCTGCGCTCAACAGGTTCCTGTACAGAAGATAACCTTGTTCCTGATACTCACGCTTTTGGTCTTCGGTAACTTCCATTTCTTCCTCCAGGAACAAAAATGTATCACTTAGTGATACCAAGATCCACATTATGATGCGACTACCAATAACGATTGTCAAGCGCCAAGAGGTGGTCGCAGGATTTCGGACCAGTCGTTAAGCTGTAGCGTCTGAGAAAGAACCAACCTGAGAAGACAAGGCGAAAGAGATATTCTGCAGAGTCCAAGGCGAAGGTGGCCCTAGAAGCCATCCGCGCGGAGCTGATGTCGGCCGAGCTTGCCAAGAAGTACGACTTTCGCCCGACGATGATCAGCGGCTGGAGTGAGGCATGAGCACGCCACCGGTTCGAGGGCCATATCGAACACGCTGGACGCCGACTTCTGCGTCGAGGCGCTGAACGAAGCGATCTATCGGTTCGGGCCGCCTGAGATCATGAACAGCGATAGTCATACGATTGATACCAGTTCTCGGATGGTTTGACTCAAACACTGATCGACCATTCGCTGGGTTGGTGCCGTATGGCTTCTCGGTTTGGTTTGACCCAAACAGCGACCGACCTGACACGTGTCTTTCCCTGGACCTGTCGATCATCCGGGAACGCCTGCGGCGAGCTTGTCTCAAAGGTGTTGCCGTGACCCCAGAAGGGCCTGACCATCCGGTCTCATGACTGTCCTGTCCCTGCATCCATCGAGGCGATGCTCGTTCTCTTGCCGCAGAAAAGGATCGTCAAATGGCTGAAACCCCTGAAACATCTCACGTCGTCGGAGGCGTCGATACCCACAAGGATTTACATGTTGCAGCTGTCGTAGATCATTACGACCGCGTGCTCGGCACCGAGAGCTTTCCCACGACCCGTCATGGCTATCGCTTGATGTTGATCTGGATGCGGTCTTTCGGGGATCTGCAACGCGTCGGCATCGAATGTTCGGGCAGCTATGGCGCAGGGTTGCTGCGCTATTTGCAGACAGCTGGTGTCGAAGTTCTGGAGGTGGTCACTGCCCCTGACAAAAACGAGCGCCGTCGCCGCGGCAAGAACGACGACTTCGACGCAGAAAGTGCGGCCCATGCCGCCTTCACCGAACGGCGCACTGTCACACCGAGAAGCCGTGACGGTATGGTCGAAAGCCTCCGTGTTCTAAGGGTTTGCCGAAAGACAGCCGTTCAGGCGCGCCGCATTGCTTTGCAAATGATCCAGACGACGATCATCTGTGCCCCCGATAGATTGCGAGAACCCCTACGTAAGATGACGCGAATGCAGTTGATCCGCACACTGGCAGCTTGGCGGCCCGATCTCACGGCCTTTCGGCAGGTCGAAGAAGCCTATCGCATCTCGCTCAAATCCCTGGCGCGGCGTTACCTCGAACTGCATGACGAGATCGCCGATCTGGATGACATGATCGAAGCCATCGTCAAAGATCTTGCCCCAGAGCTACTCGAACAGATCGCGATCGGCCTGAACAGCGCGGCGCAGCTGCTGCTGACGGCTGGAGACAATCCGGAGCGGTTGAAATCCGAAGCCAGCTTTGCCGCCCTTTGCGGCGTCAATCCCGTGCCTGCGTCTTCTGGCAAAACTGTCCGGCACAGGTTGAACAGAGGCGGTGATCGCGCAGCCAATAGTGCGATCCACATTATCGCCATCGGACGTTTGCGACTGGACCCACGCACTCAAGCCTACGTTGCCAAACGGATCGCTGCCGGAAACTCGAAACTGGAAGCCATTCGCAGCCTCAAACGTTATATCGCGCGCGAAGTCTTCGGCATCATCATGCGCCGCTACAAAGAGATCAATCAGACACAAATCGCCGCTTGACTCTTAGAAGGGCGTCCAGGGATCGCAGTTCACCTCGTTTGCCTGGACAGACCGCTTGCGTCGGTCCGGCATCCGCATCTCGATGGACGGCAAGGGTCGATACCTGGACAACATTTTCATCGAGCGGCTGTGGCGCACCCTGAAATACGAGTGCGTTTATCTGCATGCTTGGGAGACCGGGTCTCAGGCCCGCGCGGGTGTTCGAAAGTGGATGGAGTTCTATAACCACCGCCGCCCACACAAGGCCCTTGCAGGCAAACCACCAGCGGTGGTCTACTCACTGCGCATCCAAGCAACGCAACCCGATCAGCAGGAGCAGATCAGAGCTTAAAAAGCGCCAGATCCTGTCCAAGGAATAGGGAGCACCTCACAACGAGAGGCGCGCGCACTCATCCCACGGGTTGCTGACGCCAACCGAAAGCCAATACCTGAAAGCCGCCGCCTGACATGAAACACATGCTTTAGCTTCGTCCGGCGGCAAACAGATCGAACATCCAGAACAACCTCTCCAGACCCCCTCACGCGGTACCATCGCTTGCCTTTGCAGGCTTCATGTCACGGATTCCGACGACGACGAGGAACAGCACAATTGCAGCGGTGACCAGCAGAAGTGTCAGACTGATCGGGCGCGTGAAGAAGGTGGTTAGGTCGCCGCGGGCAATCAGCATAGCGCGCCGGAGATTCTCCTCCAACATCGGGCCCAGAATGACGCCCAGAAGCAGTGGCGCGGCGGGAAAATCAAGCTTCGTCAGAAAGTACCCGATGCCCCCGAACGCAGCCAGCAACAGCACGTCAAAGGTATTGTTGCTGATACTGTGAACCCCGATACAGATGAAGAGAAGTATCGACAGATAGAGAATGTTGTAAGGAATCTGCAGCACCTTCACCCAAACCCCGATGAACGGGATGTTC encodes:
- a CDS encoding SDR family NAD(P)-dependent oxidoreductase encodes the protein MAKRLEQCVALVTGAGAVGPGWGNGRTTAVLFAREGAKVIVADRDLAATEETVEIIRGEGGNCVVCEADVTDADSVSALVDRAVSEYGGIDILHNNVGASLPGGPEDMSLEDFRRQLHLNLTSVFLTCKLVLPVMREHGGGVINNVGSIGGLKHLGHNHVGYSASKAGLVQFSRQIAVQYGPEGIRCNTIIPGMIDAPLLEHRVSQLAGRADLETLREQARQRVPLGRRGDAWDVAHAALFLASDEARYITGTELLVDGGLMARSA
- a CDS encoding phytanoyl-CoA dioxygenase family protein produces the protein MEVTEDQKREYQEQGYLLYRNLLSADEIGVLQDALTEINAMDGPQVKRESPEVPPSIVYAPHALSPSFDALSRLPRIIKTVEALLGESAYIYQSRVNLKMPFTSDGWAWHQDFTAWHRGDGMPSPHAIMVAVFLHDCTPSNGPLLVIPGSHSDDLDEILSREEDVPGYKAQRVPLGVIESLAKKASILDLSAPAGSVAFIHPTLMHGSAANLTPWPRSISYFNFNAVSNRPSDNKRPWFMNNPDTAPLQALGDDALTTVSTTA
- a CDS encoding IS110 family transposase yields the protein MAETPETSHVVGGVDTHKDLHVAAVVDHYDRVLGTESFPTTRHGYRLMLIWMRSFGDLQRVGIECSGSYGAGLLRYLQTAGVEVLEVVTAPDKNERRRRGKNDDFDAESAAHAAFTERRTVTPRSRDGMVESLRVLRVCRKTAVQARRIALQMIQTTIICAPDRLREPLRKMTRMQLIRTLAAWRPDLTAFRQVEEAYRISLKSLARRYLELHDEIADLDDMIEAIVKDLAPELLEQIAIGLNSAAQLLLTAGDNPERLKSEASFAALCGVNPVPASSGKTVRHRLNRGGDRAANSAIHIIAIGRLRLDPRTQAYVAKRIAAGNSKLEAIRSLKRYIAREVFGIIMRRYKEINQTQIAA